A genome region from Frankineae bacterium MT45 includes the following:
- a CDS encoding chaperonin GroES, with protein MTATKVNIKPLEDRIVVQANEAETTTASGIVIPDTAKEKPQEGTVVAVGPGRFDDNSARVPLDVAVGDVVLYSKYGGTEVRYAGEDYLVLSARDVLAVIVK; from the coding sequence GTGACCGCCACCAAGGTCAACATCAAGCCGCTCGAAGACCGCATCGTCGTCCAGGCCAACGAGGCCGAGACCACCACCGCTTCGGGCATCGTCATTCCGGACACCGCCAAGGAGAAGCCGCAGGAAGGCACCGTCGTCGCGGTTGGCCCCGGCCGCTTCGATGACAACAGCGCCCGCGTGCCGCTCGATGTCGCCGTCGGCGACGTCGTCCTGTACAGCAAGTACGGCGGCACCGAGGTTCGCTACGCCGGCGAGGACTACCTCGTCCTCTCGGCCCGCGACGTCCTCGCGGTCATCGTCAAGTAA
- a CDS encoding chaperonin GroEL, whose translation MAKILSFDEDARRAMERGVDKLANAVKVTLGPKGRNVVLDKSFGPPIITNDGVTIAREIELTDPYENLGAQLAKSVATKTNDVAGDGTTTATVLAQALVNVGLRNVAAGANPTSLKRGIDAAVDAVSVALDKVATPVEGETEVAHVATISAQDATIGALIGEAFTKVGKDGVITVEESNTLDTNLEFTEGMQFDKGYISPYFVTDAEAAETVLDDPYLLITTQKISSIADLLPLLEKVVAENKSLVIIAEDVDGEALSTLVVNSIRKTFVAVAVKAPFFGDRRKAFLQDLAIVTGAEVVAPEIGLKLDSIGLDSLGRAGRVVVTKDTTTVTHGSGAAEAISDRVSQIRGEIENTDSDWDREKLQERLAKLAGGVGVIKVGGATEVEVKERKHRVEDAIAATRAAIEEGIVAGGGVALVHAGAALDGDLGLTGDDATGVAIVRESLAQPLRWIASNAGEEGFVVVAKVRELPANNGFNAATGEYEDLLQAGVVDPVKVTKAALANAASVAGLILSTQSAIVEKPAEPDAADDGHGHSHGGHGHSHGHSH comes from the coding sequence ATGGCGAAGATCCTCAGTTTCGACGAGGACGCCCGCCGCGCGATGGAGCGCGGCGTTGACAAACTGGCCAACGCGGTCAAGGTCACGCTCGGCCCGAAGGGCCGCAACGTGGTCCTGGACAAGTCGTTCGGCCCGCCGATCATCACCAACGACGGCGTCACGATCGCTCGCGAGATCGAGCTGACCGACCCGTATGAGAACCTCGGCGCCCAGCTTGCGAAGTCGGTCGCCACCAAGACCAACGACGTGGCCGGCGACGGAACCACCACCGCCACCGTGCTCGCCCAGGCCCTGGTCAACGTCGGCCTGCGCAACGTCGCCGCCGGCGCGAACCCGACCTCGCTCAAGCGGGGCATCGACGCCGCCGTAGACGCGGTATCGGTTGCCCTGGACAAGGTCGCCACGCCGGTCGAGGGCGAGACCGAGGTCGCTCACGTGGCCACCATCTCCGCCCAGGATGCGACCATCGGCGCCCTCATCGGCGAGGCCTTCACCAAGGTCGGCAAGGACGGCGTCATCACCGTCGAGGAGTCGAACACGCTCGACACCAACCTCGAGTTCACCGAGGGTATGCAGTTCGACAAGGGCTACATCTCGCCCTACTTCGTCACCGACGCCGAGGCGGCTGAGACCGTCCTCGACGACCCGTACCTCCTCATCACCACGCAGAAGATCTCCAGCATCGCCGATCTGCTGCCGCTGCTGGAGAAGGTCGTCGCCGAGAACAAGTCGCTCGTCATCATCGCTGAGGACGTCGACGGAGAGGCTCTCTCCACGCTGGTGGTCAACTCGATCCGCAAGACGTTCGTCGCCGTCGCCGTCAAGGCGCCGTTCTTCGGCGATCGTCGCAAGGCGTTCCTGCAGGACCTGGCTATCGTCACCGGGGCCGAGGTCGTCGCCCCCGAGATCGGGCTCAAGCTCGACTCGATCGGCCTCGACTCGCTCGGTCGCGCCGGCCGCGTCGTCGTCACCAAGGACACCACGACGGTGACGCACGGCTCCGGTGCCGCTGAGGCGATCTCGGACCGGGTCAGCCAGATCCGTGGCGAGATCGAGAACACCGACTCCGATTGGGACCGGGAGAAGCTCCAGGAGCGTCTCGCGAAGCTCGCCGGTGGCGTGGGCGTCATCAAGGTCGGTGGAGCCACCGAGGTTGAGGTCAAGGAGCGCAAGCACCGCGTCGAGGACGCCATCGCCGCCACCCGGGCCGCCATCGAAGAGGGCATCGTCGCCGGTGGTGGGGTTGCCCTGGTTCACGCCGGAGCCGCCCTCGACGGCGACCTCGGCCTGACCGGTGACGACGCGACCGGTGTCGCCATCGTCCGCGAGTCGCTGGCGCAGCCGCTGCGTTGGATCGCCTCCAACGCCGGCGAAGAGGGCTTCGTCGTCGTGGCCAAGGTTCGTGAGCTGCCGGCCAACAACGGCTTCAACGCCGCGACCGGCGAGTACGAGGACCTGCTCCAGGCCGGCGTCGTCGACCCGGTGAAGGTCACCAAGGCGGCTCTGGCCAACGCGGCCTCGGTCGCCGGCCTGATCCTCTCGACCCAGAGCGCGATCGTCGAGAAGCCCGCCGAGCCGGATGCGGCCGACGACGGCCACGGCCACAGCCACGGCGGACACGGCCACAGCCACGGGCACAGCCACTAA
- a CDS encoding WhiB family transcriptional regulator, redox-sensing transcriptional regulator, giving the protein MSNVRQLISPHHPSWEWQTNAACRGTDTSTFYHPENERGPSRVRREQAAKRVCSGCPVVANCLRWALETREPYGVWGGLSVDEREQMLASRTA; this is encoded by the coding sequence ATGTCAAACGTGCGTCAGCTCATCTCGCCACACCACCCCAGCTGGGAGTGGCAGACCAACGCGGCATGCCGCGGTACCGACACTTCGACGTTCTACCACCCGGAGAACGAGCGCGGCCCGTCGCGCGTCCGTCGCGAGCAGGCCGCCAAGCGCGTCTGCTCCGGCTGCCCGGTGGTTGCGAACTGCCTGCGCTGGGCCCTTGAGACCCGCGAGCCGTACGGCGTGTGGGGCGGCCTCTCGGTCGACGAGCGTGAGCAGATGCTCGCCTCCCGCACCGCGTAA
- a CDS encoding putative ABC transport system permease protein yields the protein MAGATAAMRRVSLRNLAAHKVRLALTVISVVLGTAFVAGSFVFTDTLQKTFNNIFSDAYKGVSVHVQPVNGRSAGVPADLLTSLGSVEGVSKVEPEVNGPLVLIAADGKPVQSGGAPTVGTAWLPAEKSIEAVPTLVSGSAPTTDGQVAINEGAAKTAKLVVGDHTKVVSASGGVIPVTISGIYHTRTATGGYVGILFPEQQAFSLFTDGSHVAAIDLAATPGVSETQLRDRISAELPQGIEAITGTKARADIQNDIQTALKFINYILLAFGLVALVVGTFIIYNTFSMLVAQRLRELALLRAIGADKKQVTRSVLLEAFLVGLIGSVLGIAGGIGLAYALKALLDALKVGLPSGPLALEPRTVIVGVIVGVGVTMLSAYAPARRAARTPPVAAMRAEFASIGTSLRKRTIIGAVLTVLGAAAAVAGVSASSAGSGSSLLGLALLLVAIGVLLLSPVLSKWIIGALAVLVRPFGTIGRLASSNAIRNPRRTAATAFALTLGLMLVSAIAVIGASTKQSIDTLVDNGVSADYIISTGNTIAVPAEAAAAIAKVPGVEKYVQLYSLNVNLGDSKFNGSAVDGNPADVFTLKMISGTESVSPTTMIADKTTATAHNWKVGSTVTMTQRTGEHATVTISGIYADNVLLSGVIASGDTYRALTPVTNRANDADFVKAAPGTDLETLRADILKVTDPYYVIKVQTKDEFKGEQASQINGLLGLLYGLLGLAIVIAILGIINTLALSVVERRREIGMLRAVGMIRAQLRRTIYLESALISVFGAVLGVSLGLAFGSGFTHVLRDSGLGTLAVPWGQAVVFLVVAAVVGVLAALWPAFRAARTRPLDAIAE from the coding sequence ATGGCTGGCGCAACCGCGGCAATGCGCCGAGTTTCATTGCGCAATCTCGCCGCGCACAAGGTTCGCCTGGCCCTCACCGTCATCTCGGTGGTGCTCGGCACGGCCTTCGTCGCCGGATCATTCGTCTTCACCGACACCCTGCAGAAGACGTTCAACAACATCTTCTCCGACGCCTACAAGGGCGTCTCCGTGCACGTCCAGCCGGTGAACGGCCGCAGCGCCGGCGTCCCGGCCGATCTCCTCACTTCCCTCGGCAGCGTGGAGGGGGTCAGCAAGGTCGAGCCCGAGGTGAATGGACCACTGGTGCTCATCGCCGCCGACGGGAAGCCGGTGCAGAGCGGGGGCGCCCCGACCGTCGGTACGGCCTGGCTTCCGGCCGAGAAGTCGATTGAGGCGGTACCCACCCTCGTCTCCGGCTCCGCCCCGACCACCGACGGTCAGGTCGCGATCAACGAAGGCGCGGCCAAGACGGCGAAGCTCGTGGTCGGTGACCATACGAAGGTCGTCAGCGCCTCCGGCGGCGTCATCCCGGTCACCATCAGCGGCATCTACCACACCCGGACGGCCACCGGTGGCTACGTCGGGATCCTCTTCCCGGAGCAGCAGGCCTTCTCCCTCTTCACCGACGGCTCGCACGTGGCGGCGATCGACCTGGCGGCCACACCCGGAGTCAGCGAGACCCAGCTCCGCGACCGTATCTCGGCCGAGTTGCCGCAGGGGATCGAGGCGATCACCGGTACCAAGGCGCGGGCCGACATCCAGAACGACATCCAGACCGCCCTGAAATTCATCAACTACATCCTGCTGGCCTTCGGTCTGGTCGCCCTCGTGGTCGGCACCTTCATCATCTACAACACCTTCTCCATGCTCGTCGCCCAGCGACTGCGGGAACTGGCGCTTCTACGGGCCATTGGGGCCGACAAGAAGCAGGTGACGCGCTCAGTGCTCCTCGAGGCGTTCCTGGTCGGGCTCATCGGCAGCGTGCTGGGGATCGCCGGCGGCATCGGCCTCGCCTACGCACTTAAGGCGCTGCTGGATGCCCTGAAGGTCGGGCTGCCGAGCGGGCCGCTCGCCCTGGAACCCCGCACCGTCATCGTCGGGGTGATCGTGGGCGTCGGCGTCACCATGCTCTCGGCCTACGCACCGGCCCGTCGTGCCGCGCGGACGCCCCCGGTTGCCGCCATGCGGGCCGAGTTCGCCTCGATCGGCACCAGTCTGCGCAAGCGCACCATCATCGGGGCCGTGCTCACGGTTCTCGGGGCCGCGGCAGCGGTGGCCGGCGTCTCCGCGTCGTCCGCCGGCTCCGGGTCGTCCCTGCTGGGGCTGGCCCTGCTGCTGGTGGCGATCGGGGTGCTGCTTCTCTCGCCCGTGCTCTCGAAGTGGATCATCGGCGCTCTGGCCGTGCTGGTACGTCCTTTCGGGACGATCGGACGCCTGGCCAGTTCGAACGCGATCCGCAATCCCCGGCGCACCGCCGCCACCGCCTTCGCCCTGACCCTCGGGCTGATGCTGGTGAGCGCGATCGCGGTGATCGGGGCGTCGACGAAGCAGAGCATCGACACGCTGGTCGACAACGGGGTCAGTGCCGACTACATCATCTCGACCGGCAACACCATCGCGGTGCCGGCTGAGGCGGCGGCGGCGATCGCCAAGGTGCCGGGCGTCGAGAAGTACGTCCAGCTGTACTCGCTGAACGTGAATCTAGGCGACTCCAAGTTCAACGGTTCGGCCGTCGACGGCAACCCGGCCGACGTCTTCACGCTCAAGATGATCTCCGGCACCGAGTCCGTCTCGCCGACGACCATGATCGCCGACAAGACAACCGCCACCGCACACAACTGGAAGGTCGGGTCGACGGTGACGATGACCCAGCGCACCGGGGAGCACGCCACGGTCACGATCAGCGGTATCTACGCCGACAACGTGCTCCTCTCCGGGGTGATCGCCTCGGGCGACACCTACCGTGCCCTGACTCCGGTGACCAACCGAGCCAACGACGCCGACTTCGTCAAGGCGGCGCCGGGCACCGATCTCGAGACGCTGCGGGCCGACATCCTCAAGGTCACTGATCCGTACTACGTCATCAAGGTGCAGACGAAGGACGAGTTCAAGGGCGAACAGGCCTCGCAGATCAACGGCCTCCTCGGGCTCCTCTATGGCCTGCTCGGGTTGGCGATCGTGATCGCGATCCTCGGCATCATCAACACGCTGGCGCTGTCGGTCGTCGAGCGTCGCCGGGAGATCGGCATGCTGCGGGCGGTCGGCATGATCCGGGCCCAATTGCGCCGCACGATCTACTTGGAGTCGGCTCTGATATCGGTCTTCGGCGCGGTGCTCGGGGTGTCTCTCGGGCTGGCCTTCGGCTCCGGGTTCACGCACGTGCTGCGTGACTCTGGCCTCGGCACCCTCGCGGTTCCGTGGGGGCAGGCCGTCGTCTTCCTGGTGGTCGCGGCGGTGGTCGGCGTGCTGGCCGCCCTCTGGCCGGCGTTCCGGGCCGCCCGGACGCGGCCGCTGGATGCGATCGCCGAGTAA
- a CDS encoding putative ABC transport system ATP-binding protein, which yields MTHASTPSETSDVENAQENQTVAPSTTSSDSATLYPAARAMNVTKSYGSAETSVRALDDVSVDFHSGQFTAIMGPSGSGKSTLMHCLAGLDTVTSGSVWIGDTSLSGLSDKKMTQLRRERIGFVFQSFNLVPTLTAKENITLPLDIAGRKPDPQWFEQVISTLGLGDRLGHRPSELSGGQQQRVACARALLSRPAIVFGDEPTGNLDSHSSGEVLGILRNSVDELRQTVVIVTHDPRAASYADRVIFLADGRIVDEMANPTADSVLDHMKNLEQL from the coding sequence ATGACTCATGCAAGCACTCCATCTGAAACCTCTGACGTTGAGAATGCCCAGGAAAACCAGACGGTTGCGCCGTCAACGACCTCGTCGGACTCGGCGACTCTGTACCCGGCGGCGCGAGCGATGAATGTCACCAAATCTTATGGCAGTGCCGAGACCTCGGTGCGTGCCCTGGACGACGTCAGCGTCGACTTCCACAGCGGACAGTTCACCGCCATCATGGGCCCATCCGGGTCGGGCAAATCCACGCTGATGCACTGCCTGGCCGGCCTGGACACCGTCACCTCCGGATCGGTCTGGATCGGCGACACATCGCTCTCCGGCCTCTCGGACAAGAAGATGACACAGCTGCGCCGCGAGCGGATCGGCTTCGTCTTCCAGTCCTTCAACCTCGTCCCGACGCTGACGGCGAAGGAGAACATCACGCTGCCGCTGGATATCGCCGGCCGCAAGCCTGATCCCCAGTGGTTCGAGCAGGTCATCTCCACCCTCGGCCTCGGCGACCGGCTCGGGCACCGTCCGAGCGAGCTCAGCGGCGGGCAGCAGCAGCGGGTGGCCTGTGCCCGGGCGCTGCTCAGCCGGCCGGCGATCGTCTTCGGCGACGAGCCGACCGGCAACCTCGACTCCCACTCCAGCGGCGAGGTGCTGGGGATCCTGCGCAACTCGGTGGATGAGCTGCGCCAGACCGTGGTGATCGTCACCCACGACCCGCGCGCGGCCAGCTACGCCGACCGGGTCATCTTCCTGGCCGACGGGCGCATCGTGGACGAGATGGCCAACCCGACGGCCGACTCCGTGCTCGATCACATGAAGAACCTGGAGCAACTGTAA
- a CDS encoding IMP dehydrogenase produces MSTNPGFDGLPAKFAQLGLTYDDVLLLPGASDVIPSEVDTTTRITRNISARLPLLSSAMDTVTESRMAIAMARQGGVGVLHRNLSIEDQAAQVDLVKRSEAGMVSNPVTCPPTATIGDVEELCARYRISGTPVVDENGILLGIVTNRDTRFETDPSRPVLDVMTRMPLITAPVGVTKDEALRLLSTNKIEKLPIIEADGRLTGLITVKDFTKIMEFPFATKDPHGRLVVGAAVGVGEESYKRAMTLVEAGVDFVVVDTAHGHSGGVLEMVARIKRDSSVDVVGGNIATRAGAQALVDAGADGVKVGVGPGSICTTRVVAGVGAPQVTAIYEASLACRPAGVPVIGDGGLQYSGDIPKAIVAGADSVMLGSLLAGCEESPGELMFINGKQFKSYRGMGSLAAMQTRGDKKSYSKDRYGLQDVGSDDDLVPQGVEGQVPYRGPLSSVAHQLVGGLQAGMGYAGASSIAELQENGQLIRITAAGLKESHPHDIQMTVEAPNYSRR; encoded by the coding sequence TTGTCCACAAATCCCGGTTTCGACGGCCTTCCAGCCAAGTTCGCCCAGCTCGGGCTGACCTACGACGACGTGCTGCTGCTGCCCGGGGCCTCCGATGTCATCCCCAGCGAGGTAGACACCACCACGCGCATCACCCGCAATATCAGTGCGCGCCTGCCGCTGCTCTCCTCGGCCATGGACACGGTCACCGAGTCGCGGATGGCGATCGCGATGGCCCGTCAGGGTGGCGTCGGGGTACTGCACCGCAACCTCTCCATCGAGGATCAGGCGGCCCAGGTCGATCTGGTGAAGCGCTCCGAAGCTGGGATGGTCTCCAACCCCGTCACCTGCCCCCCGACGGCGACCATCGGTGACGTCGAGGAGCTCTGTGCCCGGTACCGCATCTCCGGCACACCCGTCGTCGACGAGAACGGCATCCTGCTCGGCATCGTCACCAACCGCGACACCCGCTTCGAGACCGACCCGTCCCGTCCGGTCCTGGACGTGATGACCCGCATGCCGCTCATCACCGCGCCGGTCGGAGTCACCAAGGACGAGGCGCTGCGACTGCTCTCCACGAACAAGATCGAGAAGCTGCCGATCATCGAGGCCGACGGTCGCCTCACCGGGCTGATCACCGTCAAGGACTTCACCAAGATCATGGAGTTCCCGTTCGCGACGAAGGACCCGCATGGCCGCCTGGTCGTCGGCGCCGCCGTCGGCGTGGGCGAGGAGTCGTACAAGCGCGCCATGACGCTGGTCGAGGCCGGCGTCGACTTCGTCGTGGTCGACACCGCTCACGGCCACTCCGGCGGCGTGCTGGAGATGGTCGCCCGGATCAAGCGTGACTCCTCCGTCGACGTGGTCGGCGGCAACATCGCCACCCGCGCTGGGGCTCAGGCACTCGTCGATGCCGGCGCTGACGGTGTCAAGGTCGGCGTCGGGCCGGGGTCGATCTGCACCACCCGCGTCGTCGCCGGCGTCGGGGCTCCGCAGGTCACTGCGATCTACGAGGCCTCGCTGGCCTGCCGTCCGGCCGGGGTGCCGGTGATCGGTGACGGTGGACTGCAGTACTCCGGCGACATCCCGAAGGCGATCGTGGCCGGGGCCGACAGCGTGATGCTCGGTTCGCTGCTGGCCGGCTGCGAGGAGTCACCCGGCGAACTGATGTTCATCAACGGCAAGCAGTTCAAGTCCTACCGGGGAATGGGTTCGCTGGCCGCCATGCAGACTCGCGGCGACAAGAAGTCATACTCCAAGGACCGCTACGGCCTGCAGGACGTCGGCAGTGACGACGACCTGGTGCCGCAGGGCGTCGAGGGTCAGGTCCCCTACCGCGGTCCGCTTTCGTCGGTGGCCCACCAGCTCGTCGGTGGTCTGCAGGCCGGCATGGGGTATGCCGGGGCCAGCAGCATCGCCGAGCTTCAGGAGAACGGGCAGCTCATTCGCATCACCGCCGCCGGGCTCAAGGAGTCGCACCCGCACGACATCCAGATGACGGTCGAGGCCCCGAACTACTCGCGGCGCTAG
- a CDS encoding IMP dehydrogenase → MPDTVEIGLGRSVRRGYHLDELALVPTRRTRGSAVVSTSWQIDAHTFELPFLAAPSDAVVSPSTAVEIERLGGLAVLDGEGLWSRHEDPKAQFDAIAEAEQHSDLGDAYRAPVSPELLRRRIAELRASGVRVAVRLSPQHTVELAPHVLAEGVDLLVIQGTVISAEHVAGPNTDSTALNLKTFIAELDIPVIVGGVTNYQTALHLMRTGAAGVIIGYGAHTGSTTHDVLGIDVPMATAIVDAAAARRDYLDETGGRYVHLIAYGDIENGADIAKALACGADAVMLGEALAGAQEAPGAGQYWDSTAAHPRLPRSAVVGVSVPTAAPSMQELVDGPTSDPFGERNLFGALRRVIGKCGYSSVKEFQKVELIVSTPR, encoded by the coding sequence ATGCCTGACACAGTTGAGATCGGTCTCGGACGCAGCGTTCGCCGGGGGTACCACCTCGATGAGCTAGCCCTGGTCCCGACCCGGCGCACGCGAGGTTCTGCGGTCGTCAGTACCAGTTGGCAGATCGACGCGCACACCTTCGAGCTGCCGTTCCTCGCCGCCCCCTCGGACGCCGTCGTCTCTCCCTCCACCGCGGTGGAGATCGAGCGTCTGGGCGGGCTGGCCGTGCTCGATGGTGAGGGCCTCTGGAGCCGGCACGAAGATCCGAAGGCGCAGTTCGACGCGATAGCCGAGGCCGAGCAGCACAGCGACCTCGGTGACGCCTACCGCGCCCCGGTCTCACCGGAGCTGCTCCGCCGTCGCATCGCCGAGCTGCGGGCCTCCGGGGTGCGCGTCGCGGTTCGCCTATCGCCTCAGCACACCGTCGAGCTGGCCCCGCACGTGCTGGCCGAGGGCGTCGACCTGCTGGTGATCCAGGGAACGGTCATCTCGGCCGAGCACGTCGCCGGCCCGAACACCGACTCGACGGCGCTGAACCTCAAGACGTTCATCGCCGAGCTGGACATCCCGGTGATCGTCGGCGGCGTCACGAACTACCAGACCGCGCTGCACCTCATGCGCACCGGAGCGGCTGGCGTCATCATCGGCTACGGCGCCCACACCGGCTCCACCACCCACGATGTGCTGGGTATCGATGTGCCGATGGCGACGGCGATCGTCGACGCCGCGGCCGCCCGCCGCGACTACCTGGACGAGACCGGCGGCCGATACGTCCACCTGATCGCCTACGGCGACATCGAGAACGGTGCCGACATCGCGAAGGCGTTGGCCTGCGGTGCCGACGCGGTCATGCTCGGTGAGGCGCTGGCCGGTGCCCAGGAGGCGCCGGGCGCGGGTCAGTACTGGGACTCCACGGCGGCCCACCCACGCCTGCCCCGCTCGGCCGTCGTCGGGGTCAGCGTCCCTACCGCCGCGCCCAGCATGCAGGAACTGGTGGATGGTCCGACCTCTGACCCATTCGGCGAGCGGAATCTCTTCGGCGCGCTGCGACGGGTCATCGGCAAGTGCGGCTACTCCTCGGTGAAGGAGTTCCAGAAGGTCGAGCTCATCGTCTCGACCCCCCGCTAG
- a CDS encoding magnesium transporter has product MNESKSDQRQHGVRTRVWRSGSLEAEDFPFEMISDYLAEPDCLVWVDVCAPDTDRIARLAEELNLDPHAVEDAVDEHERPKATHYRTHVFLTAYALRVEKETSAVEKFQVSAFAMPRALVTVRRDQSFDIETVVKVWDENSDLIRLGSRALVHGLLDVIVDSHFECVESLDDEVEAIEDTLFDNDRHADATIQRRSFALRKGLVQARRAILPMRELVGAVRRFNEEHPLGDVDILEPYFNDLYDHVLRASEWTESLRDMITSIFETNLSLADARMNTIMKKLTAWAAIIAVPTAITGFYGQNVPYPWFGKELGFWFSTLSILLIGFALWVTFRRKDWL; this is encoded by the coding sequence ATGAATGAAAGCAAGTCAGATCAGCGTCAACACGGAGTCCGGACCCGAGTCTGGCGGAGCGGTTCGCTCGAGGCGGAAGACTTCCCCTTTGAGATGATTTCCGACTACTTAGCGGAGCCGGACTGTCTCGTCTGGGTGGATGTCTGCGCTCCGGACACCGACCGGATCGCCCGGCTGGCCGAAGAGCTCAACCTCGATCCGCACGCCGTCGAGGACGCCGTTGACGAGCACGAGCGGCCGAAGGCGACGCACTACCGCACCCACGTCTTCCTCACCGCCTACGCGCTCCGCGTGGAGAAGGAGACCAGCGCCGTCGAGAAGTTTCAGGTCTCGGCCTTTGCGATGCCGCGCGCGCTGGTCACCGTCCGTCGCGACCAATCCTTCGACATCGAGACGGTCGTCAAGGTCTGGGACGAGAACAGCGACCTCATCCGGCTCGGCTCCCGCGCGCTGGTGCACGGCCTGCTGGATGTGATCGTCGACAGTCACTTCGAGTGCGTCGAATCCCTCGACGACGAGGTCGAGGCGATCGAGGACACCCTCTTCGACAACGACCGGCACGCCGATGCCACCATCCAGCGACGCAGTTTCGCGCTCCGCAAGGGACTGGTGCAGGCCCGACGGGCGATCCTGCCGATGCGCGAGCTCGTCGGCGCGGTTCGCCGTTTCAACGAGGAGCATCCGCTGGGCGACGTGGACATCCTCGAGCCTTACTTCAACGACCTCTACGACCACGTGCTGCGGGCCAGCGAATGGACGGAGTCGCTGCGAGACATGATCACCAGCATCTTCGAGACGAACCTCTCGCTGGCCGATGCCCGCATGAACACCATCATGAAGAAGCTGACCGCATGGGCGGCGATCATCGCGGTCCCGACGGCGATCACCGGGTTCTACGGGCAGAACGTTCCGTACCCGTGGTTCGGCAAGGAACTGGGCTTCTGGTTCAGCACCCTGTCGATCCTGCTGATCGGCTTCGCGCTCTGGGTGACCTTCCGCCGCAAGGACTGGCTATAA
- a CDS encoding NADP-dependent 3-hydroxy acid dehydrogenase YdfG: MGWTAVQLPDLTGKAAVVTGANSGIGFVTARELARHGARVVLACRDVERGKQAADRITSDHHAADLEVRALDLSKIASVRDFAASQTHPIDLLINNAGVMAPPKLRSTADGFELQFGTNHLGHFVLTGLLLPHLLEAPAARVVTVSSLAHFGGGPDVIDGNAGPGYSPQKAYSNSKLANLLFALELQRRAEARSLSLTSTAAHPGVAATGLVTDPQGLGANSMIRAVGPVVLRLFTQSAAAGANASLYAATEAAPGSYTGPQWMREWRGPIGPARLSSRDRDPELGRKLWEVSEDLTGLRYPWPT, encoded by the coding sequence ATGGGATGGACAGCCGTGCAACTACCCGATCTCACGGGTAAGGCGGCCGTCGTCACCGGGGCCAATTCGGGTATTGGATTCGTCACAGCACGTGAGCTTGCTCGTCATGGCGCGCGTGTCGTGCTGGCCTGTCGAGACGTCGAACGGGGCAAGCAGGCCGCCGACCGGATCACCTCCGATCACCACGCCGCCGACCTCGAGGTGCGGGCGCTGGACCTGTCGAAGATCGCCTCGGTGCGTGATTTCGCAGCGTCCCAGACTCATCCGATCGATCTGCTGATCAACAACGCCGGCGTCATGGCACCCCCCAAGCTGCGCAGTACCGCTGACGGCTTTGAGCTGCAGTTCGGCACCAACCATCTGGGCCACTTCGTCCTCACCGGACTGCTGCTGCCGCATCTCCTCGAAGCCCCCGCGGCGCGAGTGGTGACGGTCTCCTCGCTGGCCCACTTCGGTGGTGGCCCTGACGTCATCGACGGCAACGCGGGACCGGGTTACTCACCGCAGAAGGCCTACTCGAACTCCAAGCTGGCCAATCTGCTTTTCGCGCTGGAGTTGCAGCGCCGAGCCGAGGCGCGTTCGCTCTCGCTGACCTCGACCGCTGCCCATCCGGGTGTGGCGGCTACGGGCCTGGTCACCGATCCTCAGGGGTTGGGGGCGAACTCGATGATTCGGGCCGTCGGGCCAGTGGTGCTCCGACTCTTCACGCAGTCCGCGGCCGCCGGGGCCAACGCGAGCCTCTACGCGGCAACCGAGGCGGCGCCCGGCAGCTACACCGGCCCGCAGTGGATGCGCGAGTGGCGCGGTCCCATCGGGCCGGCGCGTCTGAGCAGCCGGGATCGTGACCCCGAACTCGGCCGGAAGCTCTGGGAAGTCAGCGAAGACCTCACCGGCCTGCGCTACCCCTGGCCCACCTAG